In Paenibacillus stellifer, the DNA window TTCTGTTGAATGGTTGGCGGTTTGCGTTTGGCTGACATAGGATTCGACCTTCCTTTTCTATCAGTTCATATAGGTTTTACCCTTTCATTGTAATGCGTTTACATGAAAAATACTATACTCTGCGAGACGCTTCGGCTCATCCTCACAGGCATGGAACTTTTCTTTTCGCCCGGAAAAAGCTAAAATCATTATGAAACCCTATGCCTGAAGGAGCGAGTACGGTGCTGTATCGAAATTTTGCCAAGCCTTTTTTCTTTAAAATGGACCCGGAAGCGGCACACCATCTCGTTATCGGGGGACTGCAAAAGTCAGCCGCCCTGCCGGGCGGGAAAGCATCGCTGCGCATGATGTACGGTGTTCCGGAGAGTCCGGAGCTTGCGGTCGATCTTTTCGGATTACATTTTCATACACCGGTGGGACTTGCAGCCGGACTGGATAAGAACGCCCAGGCGGTTGGAGGCTTCTCCTCGATCGGCTTCGGCTTTATGGAAGTTGGAACGGTAACCCCGAAGGGGCAGCCCGGCAATGAACAGCCGCGTCTCTTCCGTCTTCCAAGCGACGAAGCGCTGATCAACCGGATGGGCTTCAACAACGAGGGCGCCGACTCGATGGCGAATCGGCTCAAGAAAGCAGGGCGCCGCAGCATTCCGGTAGCCGTCAATATCGGCAAGAACAAGACGACCCCCAATGAAGATGCCCACGAGGATTACAGGAAGTGTATCCGTACGCTGTATCCGTACGGTGATTTTTTTGTAGTCAATATCAGTTCGCCGAATACACCGGATCTCCGGAGTCTTCAGCACGGCAGCGAGCTCTCCCGGCTGCTAACCGAGGTTAAGGAAGAGATGGAGATTCAGCGCGGGAAGAGCGGAGCCAAGAAGAGCATTCTGGTCAAGATTGCGCCGGATGTCAGCGCGTCTGAACTTGAATATATGGTGAATACCATCGCTGAAGCGGGAGTTGACGGCATTATCGCCACCAACACGACGATTTCCCGTAACGGTCTGAGTCATGAGCGGGCATCGGAGACCGGAGGCCTTAGCGGCAAGCCGCTCCGGGACCGTTCGACGGAGATCATCTCGGCTATTTACCGCCAAACCAGAGGACAGCTTCCGATTATCGGCTCGGGCGGAATTTTCACTCCGCAGGACGCCTACGACAAAATCAAGGCCGGAGCCAGTCTTGTTGAAATCTATACGGCGCTTATTTACGAAGGTCCCGAGGTGAACCGCCGGCTGCATGCCGGACTGCGCAATCTTCTTCGGCGAGACGGATTCCGGCATATTTCCGAAGCGGTGGGCGCGGATGTTCAGTGACCGCCTTTGAATAGGCCTGGGGTCTATTCCGGCACAAAGAGTTAGGGACAGGAGGATGGACGATGGACGGCAGGGATTGGGCTACGTTTTTGCTTCCTTATGAACAGACAGTGGAAGAATTAAAGGTCAAATTCAAGACGATGCGCTCGGAGCTCAAGAAGCGTGAGGAATATACGCCGATCGAATTCGTAACCGGACGTGTCAAACGGTTGTCCAGCATTCTGGAAAAAGCTAAACGGCTGAATGTCAAGATGGAAGACCTGGAACAGGGGATCGAGGATATTGCAGGCATTCGGATTATGTGCCAGTTCGTGGAGGATATCCGGCGGGTGGCGGAATATATCCGGGCGCGCAAGGATCTGGAAGTGGTCTATGAGAAGGATTATATTACCAATTACAAAGAGAGCGGCTATCGCAGCTTCCATATGATTATCCGGTATCCGGTTCAGACAGCGCTCGGGCAGAAGATCGTGCTCGCCGAAATTCAAATCCGGACGCTCGCCATGAATTTCTGGGCAACCATCGAGCATTCTCTGAATTATAAATACCGGGAGAGTCTGCCTGATGAAATCAGGCTCCGTCTGAAGACGGCGGCGGAGGCTGCTTCCATCCTGGATTCCGAAATGTCCAGCATCCGGGAGGAAATTCTGGATGCCCAGCGGACGTTCGAGGATAATTCCAATACGACGACGCAGGTGCTGCAGGCGATCCATCAGCTGTATTTTTATCACCTGGTCAACGAAGCGATCCGCTGCCAGGAGGAATTCAACGTCATCTGGCAGCGTCAGGATATGGTGGCGATGAAGGTGCTTCTGGAGCGTGTTCGAGGCATGATATCACGGGCGAAGAAAGGCGAGAACACAGATGGCGTATGATCCGCTGTATGTGGCCTATCTCGTCTACTTCAACCGGGACCGCGATTACTTCGAGTGCCATGAAGTGCTGGAGGAGCTGTGGCTGGCCACGGAACGGAATCCTTTGTACAAGGGGCTTCTCCAGGTAGCAGTAGGATTGTATCATTTCCGGGACGGTAATATTCGGGGCGCGATGCTGATGCTGGAGAGTGCCGAAGCAAGACTGCGGGAGTACCCCTCCGTGACGCTGGGCATCAAGCTGGAGGCGCTGCTCCAGGAGGTCAGGGCGTATATCGGGAAGCTGAGGGACTTCACCGTGGAACCTTTCGACTATTATGATCTGACCATTCGG includes these proteins:
- a CDS encoding quinone-dependent dihydroorotate dehydrogenase, whose protein sequence is MLYRNFAKPFFFKMDPEAAHHLVIGGLQKSAALPGGKASLRMMYGVPESPELAVDLFGLHFHTPVGLAAGLDKNAQAVGGFSSIGFGFMEVGTVTPKGQPGNEQPRLFRLPSDEALINRMGFNNEGADSMANRLKKAGRRSIPVAVNIGKNKTTPNEDAHEDYRKCIRTLYPYGDFFVVNISSPNTPDLRSLQHGSELSRLLTEVKEEMEIQRGKSGAKKSILVKIAPDVSASELEYMVNTIAEAGVDGIIATNTTISRNGLSHERASETGGLSGKPLRDRSTEIISAIYRQTRGQLPIIGSGGIFTPQDAYDKIKAGASLVEIYTALIYEGPEVNRRLHAGLRNLLRRDGFRHISEAVGADVQ
- a CDS encoding GTP pyrophosphokinase, with protein sequence MDGRDWATFLLPYEQTVEELKVKFKTMRSELKKREEYTPIEFVTGRVKRLSSILEKAKRLNVKMEDLEQGIEDIAGIRIMCQFVEDIRRVAEYIRARKDLEVVYEKDYITNYKESGYRSFHMIIRYPVQTALGQKIVLAEIQIRTLAMNFWATIEHSLNYKYRESLPDEIRLRLKTAAEAASILDSEMSSIREEILDAQRTFEDNSNTTTQVLQAIHQLYFYHLVNEAIRCQEEFNVIWQRQDMVAMKVLLERVRGMISRAKKGENTDGV
- a CDS encoding DUF309 domain-containing protein, with the protein product MAYDPLYVAYLVYFNRDRDYFECHEVLEELWLATERNPLYKGLLQVAVGLYHFRDGNIRGAMLMLESAEARLREYPSVTLGIKLEALLQEVRAYIGKLRDFTVEPFDYYDLTIRIVDEDLRAAVISAGAELKPNLPQRRGPRRTPSVPAVERR